The stretch of DNA ATAGCCGTTATCCACCATCTGGTCCTTCTACGAGGCTAAAACCCGAACCCCACCCACCGTTCATAGTGTCAACAAATGTCCAGCGTCCGACTGACATACATGAGGCCACAGAATCGCCGACCAATCAGTCATGCACCAGGGCGATACCATCGCATGCAGTCCAAGAAACTACTTCCGGTAACGCTGCGGCGATTGGCGAGCGCCGCAGCGTCCGATCCAGTACTGGCGTTGGCACTGTATGAATCTCTCGGCATGGTGCGCTCTCCGCTGACCCTGGCTCAACCGTTCACCATCGGCCGCGCCCTGCGCCCATTGCGTCAACCACGGTTCTGACCAGCACCCGATCATCACAGCCTTGCCGTTCGGCGACCGGAGGGAATCAGACGATGACAGCCCTTCCACTACCGACGAATACAGAGGCCCTCTACACCCTGGCCCAGGTCAGGCGGCCGGGGATCCAGCACCACATCGCCGTCGTGCGAGCCCGCTCAGGCGCGCTGCAGCAGCGCATCCGTTCCCGCCCATGGCGTGACTCCAGTCAGGCCCGGCAACTGGGAGACACACTGCGACAGTGGAACGACGAAATGCAGGCCGCCTAACCGAGGTAGCGGGCCAGGAGCTGTCGTTCATGGTCGGGTGTCAAGCCCAGCTCGGTGGCGCGTTCGTGCCCAGCCATGGGCGGTTCGTCGCGCATCCACCGCCAGGTGTCTTGCACAGTGCTCTGAACAGGTCGGCACATCAGGCCGCTGCGGAGCGCGCGTGTGGCATCAACCCGCCACACTCCGTCGTGGGTCCGCCACACCGGAAGCTCTGACCACTGCCGCACACCCACCGCGAGCAACTCCGCGTCGTCGGCCCAGACCAACCTGGCGTCGGAGCCGGTGACCTCGCGGCACGCCTCCAGCAGCTGGGCGAAGGTGACAGCCCCGGCCGGCGCCGCGACATTGAACGCGTCACGTATCTCGGCGCGGATCGCGTGCAGGGCGAAGTCAGCCACGTCACGGACGTCGACCGGCTGGATGAAATGGCTCGGGTCGCCCGGAGCGACGACGGCACCACCGGTGCTGATCCGCGACAGCCACCACGGCAGCCGGCCTACATACTCACCAGGACCAAGCACCACCCCCAGCCGCAGAATGGTGGACCGCCCCGGACCGAATGCCTCCTCGACTGCGACCTCGCAACCGGCCTTCAACCGGCCGTACCGGGTTGGCCCGTCCTCCACATCATCCGGCCCGTACCCCGAACCGGCATCCGGCGGGCAGTCCAAACGGGGCGAAGCCTCGGTCAACGGCCGGGCGGGCCAGTACAAGGGCGCATGGCTGCCGGCTACCCTGACGAACGCTGGACCCTGGCCCGGGTCGCCACGCAGATCGGCAGGTTGTTCCACCGTCGGGTGAGGCTGCAGACGGTGTCGGTGGTGCTGCAGCGGATGGGCTGGTCCCCGCGCATCGGGCCCGGGAGCGTGACGAGGCCGCGATCGCGCATTGGCGGCGTTACCGGTGGCCTGCGGTAAAAGGGTAGCGCGCAGTCGTCTGTTTCGCCGACGAGTCCGGACTCACGCTGAGACCAGCCAAGGCCCGCACCTGGGCCCCGCGCGGCAACACCCCCGTCATCCGGGTTCCCGGCCGACGCGGCCTGCGGCTGTCGATCGCGGGCATGGTCTGCTATCGACCCGGGCACCGCGGCCGGCTGCTCTACCGCCTGGTCGTGCACCACGGCCGCAAGGCGAAACCAAAGGCCTGAGGGAGGACGACTTCGCCGGCCTTCTCGACTCCGCCCACCAGTAACTGAAGGCACCCATCGTGCTGATCTGGGACGGCCTGCCCGGCCACCGCTCGAAGATGACGCGCCGCATGATCGCCGCCCGGCCCTGGCTGCGCGTCTTTCAGCTCCCCGGCCACGCACCCGAACTCAACCCCGCCGAGAACGTGTGGTCCAACCTCCGCCGCAGCCTGGTCAACTACGCCGCCGCGAACGTCACCGCCCTGGCCCAAGCCGCCAGAACCAAGACCTCAACACTCTCGGTACCGCCGCGAACCCTCAGCCGCAGACCGGGTCATGCTGGTCCGCAGGCTTCGGCAACAACTACTCCGGCGGCCCCAGCTTCTCGGTGGTCAACGTACCGGGAAGGGTGAACTGGGGCAACTCCCTTTCGACAATGTGGGCGGCCCCGTTCGGGTTCACCGATCGCGACAGCATCCAGTTGTCCTGCTACGTCTTCGGCGGCCCGGCCGGTCAGTACGGCAACAAGCTTGGTATCTGGCCTACGACGCCACCCGCAACAGCTACGGGTGGATCAACGACACCAACCTCAACACTCCCGGCACCGCCACGAACCCGCAGGTCCAGACCGGCCGCTGCTCGGAAACCGGGTGTCCCGGCATGATCCTCTGACGTCATCGGCGAGACCTCGGCGCAGCCGATGACGTCAGCAACCGAGGGCCGCGCGTATGGCGCGCGGCCCTCCATGATGTCGGGCAGGTCGCCAGCCCTCGGCAGCCCGTGTCGGTGTCCGCCGGGACGGGGTAACGGCAGCGTCCAGCTGAGACCAGCGCTCATCGAACGGCGATTCGCACGAGACAGATCTTCACCATGATCGATCTCACCGTTGACGGCAGTGCCGGTATTCGTTGCTACCCCTGCGGCCCAGCCTGTATCGATCATCGGTTCCGGTAGCCGAATAACCAGGTCCGTGGCTGCCGGGCGGGGTGATCAGTCGGATGGGGCGGACGGTGGTGTCGTCGATCAGGGCGATGTCGGCTTCGGGGTGAGCGAGGTAGGCGGCGATGGCGATCGGCCTCGATCAGTCTCGGTGGAAGCAAGGGGAGTAGATACGCCTTCCCAGACCCGTCAAGGTTTGTGGCTGTGCTAACCATGCGGGTGCCTCGGCGATGGCCGGGCGACTGCTACCGCCAGGGGTCGAGGCCTTGAGATGGGCCCGCCGCCGATTTGTAGGCGGAGTACGTCTGTTCGACTGCTCTGCGCCTGGCGTCGCCCTGCGACGATGGATCGATGCGTGTTACTCGCACAGCTGTCCTTGCCATCGGCTCGGTGTTTGTCCTCGGCGTGTATGGGGTGCTGGTGTGGAACGCTCCCCGCATCGTGGTCGGGTCGTCGAGGCTGCGGGCGATCACCGATGCCGGGCAGCGGGCCACGGTCGAGTACAACGCCCGGGTCCTCATGGTGTCCCTCGCCGGCGCGGTCGTGGTCGTCGTCGGCCTCGCCTTCACCGCCCGCACCTACGCCCTCAACCAACGAGGCCAAACCCTCCTCCGACGAGGCCAGGCCAACGAACGGTTCTCCCGGGCCCTCGAACGCCTCGGCTCCCCGGAACTCTACGTACGCATCGGCGGAGTCCACGCCCTCGAACACCTCCAGGCCGACGACCCCGACCACCACACCAACACCCAGCAAGTCCTGATCGCCTTCATTCGCGAACGCACCCCCCGCACCCGAACACACACGTCCCCACAACCCGGCCGGTGGATGCACCCACCCACACCTCACAAATCAGAACCGGAGGCCCTTCCAGTCGAGCCTGACGCCGACGTGCAGGCCGCACTCACCCTGGTCACCCGCGCATCCACGCAGACCAGCGTCCGTACCGACTTCCAACGCCTTCACCTGGGCGGCGCGGACCTGTACCGCGCACACCTATACCGAGCGCACCTGATGGGCGCGGATCTGATGGGCGCGGACCTAGGCGGCGCGAACCTG from Allocatelliglobosispora scoriae encodes:
- a CDS encoding winged helix-turn-helix domain-containing protein, encoding MAAGYPDERWTLARVATQIGRLFHRRVRLQTVSVVLQRMGWSPRIGPGSVTRPRSRIGGVTGGLR
- a CDS encoding epimerase — encoded protein: MEQPADLRGDPGQGPAFVRVAGSHAPLYWPARPLTEASPRLDCPPDAGSGYGPDDVEDGPTRYGRLKAGCEVAVEEAFGPGRSTILRLGVVLGPGEYVGRLPWWLSRISTGGAVVAPGDPSHFIQPVDVRDVADFALHAIRAEIRDAFNVAAPAGAVTFAQLLEACREVTGSDARLVWADDAELLAVGVRQWSELPVWRTHDGVWRVDATRALRSGLMCRPVQSTVQDTWRWMRDEPPMAGHERATELGLTPDHERQLLARYLG
- a CDS encoding transposase; this translates as MLIWDGLPGHRSKMTRRMIAARPWLRVFQLPGHAPELNPAENVWSNLRRSLVNYAAANVTALAQAARTKTSTLSVPPRTLSRRPGHAGPQASATTTPAAPASRWSTYREG
- a CDS encoding pentapeptide repeat-containing protein, encoding MRVTRTAVLAIGSVFVLGVYGVLVWNAPRIVVGSSRLRAITDAGQRATVEYNARVLMVSLAGAVVVVVGLAFTARTYALNQRGQTLLRRGQANERFSRALERLGSPELYVRIGGVHALEHLQADDPDHHTNTQQVLIAFIRERTPRTRTHTSPQPGRWMHPPTPHKSEPEALPVEPDADVQAALTLVTRASTQTSVRTDFQRLHLGGADLYRAHLYRAHLMGADLMGADLGGANLGDANLRGANLRRANLLGANLGRADLTGADLRRANLLGSELSHANLTGADLRGTHLIGVELSSANLRSANLHGANLSRAVLSRTNLTGADLRGADLNGADLNGADLSRVIFDDSTRWPSGYPVPPRRPQTF